GCGGTGGTATAGGTACAGTgggttcttcaggtccgCCTTCGGCTCAATCAGGAACTTGTTGAACATCATGATCAGGTTGTACCTCAGGCTCAGCAGGCCGTTTCTGAACTCCTCGTACTTGTATCCAAACGCCTCGTGGCCTAATTCAACGTCAATTCCCCGCTCTTATTGAGGTGATGCTCTGATTCTTACCTACTATTGACGATATCAGGATCAGTATTGTGAACTGGTATCCCAGTATTCTCAAGTTCTTCCAGTCCGACGTTATTTCCCTCTTGACACTCGTCATGTTCTTGTTGAAGCTCGAGTACTCCTTCGGCATGCTTATTGTGATGTACACTATTAGCAGCACTATGCACAGGAACAGTATCACTGTGACTCCCTTCCTCACCCATACGAACTTTGTCACGCTCTTAACGAACGTCCTCAGGTCCTCTCCTTCGGTCGCTCCTGTACGCGTCTCGCTTTTCTACGGTCTTACCTTCCAACACCTTTATGCCGTCGTTGATTTCCTTCAGTAACTTCGGTataatgaagaagaataaaaCACAGAATACCACGTTGATTGCCAGCAGTGCTATTATCAGACTCGGTCTCAGCTTCGACTTGTCCTTGCCTCCTGTCAAAACCAGGGCTGCTATAAGCACAAAGCAGTTGAGCAGTATCAGGACTCCCAGGTTCATGTTCTGCTTCAACCCAAATGTGATCACGCTTAAGTTTTTAAGCGTCGTCGACGTCTTGTTCTCTCCGATTGCGATCTAATTGCCTTAAATTCCACTCCAACTTACCTCTGCAGTCGTGATTATCCGGTCTCCTCCAAATATAAACAGCAACTTCATGTTCAGCTCCGACAGTCGTTCTATGTTCTTTTCGTTAAACAGCTTATAGTCCCCCTTATCTTCCAAGTCCTTATACAGAATCAGCGACGTTTTGAAGTTAACCTTTTTTGTGAACGAGTTTACCCATGCTTTCAGCATCGTCTTCGACGTGATCAGGCTTATATCTTCTATCACCTCCTTCCTTTCCTACGCCCCGGTGAAAATTCATGTTCTTACCGTCTTTACGATCTTAAATTTGACTGACGAATCATCCTTGTTCCTTACGAACTCCTCTATGTCCAGCACACTCATATTATCCACTTCAAAAGGTCTAGAGAGCGCCTCGTCCACTTCTCTAGTAGCGTTGAAGTACTTTTCGTTCTTAAAGCACACCAACAGACTCACTACAAACACCATCAAGTGTatgaacataaaatatggcctcaggttcttcttccttcttgCATGGAAATCTGAGTACTCTTGCATCGACTCTGCGTCGTCCAGCTTTAAAGGCTCAAACTCGTCCACCATCTGCAACACATTGATCACGCCTAGGTTACCTTTGCGATCTCATCTTCCATTGCAGCTGagcatttttattttgtctCAAACTCAcccttcttcttctgttCTCTGTCCAGTATCTCTTCGTAGTTCTGGAATACGTAGCACTGCAGTATTGGCACCCACACAAACCAGTTGATCATGTTCACTACGATGTTGTGGTTGAATACCGACAGCAGCACTGATATCATTGTTACCACGTACGTCCTAAACTGATACGCGAACATATTGTGCATCTCGTGGTACTGCGACAACACTGACGACTGGATAAAGTAAAAGGACACCAGTATCAGCATAATGCTCACTGAGCTCGAAATATCTATGTACCTCAGCACATAGTAGTCTAAAACACTTTTCAATTTCTTTCACTTACGTTCTGGCTTTAGGAACTGCTTTCCAATCGTCAGCGCCAGGAATACTCCCAATGTCAAGCATATAAAAATCGTCGTCTTCCCCCTCTTTATTGTCAAGAGTGTCGCTACCAGTATTCCTGATATCGCCAGGGCCATGTAAAAATACTTTCTATCTTTGATGCGTAcgtatattttgtttttaaccTCCCATATGTTCACCGAATTCAAATTCATGTTCGTTGTCGAGTCTACACAAACTATTACTCCTTCTTAACTTACCGCAAtctatcttcttcttttcgcTTACCATGCTCAGTATGAATTTAAGATTGCCCTTCAATGAGACTTCAACGAAGTCTTGTTTACGTATTGGTAGAACATCGACGTTACCTAAAAGGCACTTTCATCAAACTGTGTTCATTACCGGAACTCGTCTTAAAATATGCCTCCGTCAACTTGTATCCTCTCGGGATTTTCCATTCGGCTACTGATTGAATTAGGTCCTTATAAAATTTTGACAGTGGTTTCGTCTTGTTATCCAATAGTTGTGAAGACCCATTCAGGGATGATATTGCTAGAATAGACTGCCTTGCGTTATATCTGGATCCTGTCATATTCGACAGGCTAAAAATTGCTCCGAACAGACAGGTTGCGATAAAggttaaaaataacttaattGTGTACTTGGTTCTCTTCATTCTGCgagtaatattttacacatctatggTACAGTTCCCAAATTTGGGATAGACAAATGCTCAAAATCGAATGTGTAACAACATTTAAACTAACAAGCAATAGTCAAGTACAAAtcataataaattacatatgCCACAAATTAACAACCAAATGTTTTAGCTAAAATTAACACCATAAGCACAATTCTTCGGAATCATTATGTTTGGCCACCACTCTCTTTCATCTCAACCacttaaataaatactCCAAAGTCCACTAATTGACTTATTATCTATCGTCTTTTCCAAGGTTTTTAGCCGCATTACATCTACTTATTCTTTTATCGACCCTACCATCCGTTTCTATTTTCTATTCTCAGAAACCTACTCCTATTTTTAAGAAGTTAATGAGATTCTTTGCTTTCACTAATATTGCTGACTATGTTTTCTGTTTGGGAGAAGTTCACCAGACAGTTCTGCAAAAAAGAGAGCTGTGATCATAAATCTTCATCAAATCAGGGATCCCCCGGTAAGAAGCTTCCTTGTTGTGTTTGTAAGGAGACGAAAGAGGCCAGAGATCAGTGTATTGCCAAGAACGGGCTGGAGAAATGCAGGGAGTTTGTGGAGGCCCATAACAGGTGCTTGAGGAGCGAAGGGTTCACCGTCGACGATCCCAAGGCTTAGATTTAAGATTTtccacacatttatatatacatttagccttttgtatttgtagCCGCCCCTCGTGGATATGACCACCATCTTGGACGCCGAGTTCGGGTCCGACGACGAGGACTCCGACTACGTGTTGAGCGAGACGTCCAGTGACAGTGACGACGATGAAAAGTCTGAGCGTAAGTTGAAGCgggaggagaagaagcgCAGGGAGCGCGAGAAGCTGCTCCAAAGGGTCAACGACATGTTCACTGACATGCTGAGGCAGAGCGACGTCTCCTACAAACATCCTGAGTCCCGTGACAAGGACGACTTTATGCTCCAGTTTCACAAGAAGGCTCCTCCCGAGTCCAAGATCAGCAGCGTTAAGCAGTTCGAGAGCTACCTGGACAAGTCTTCCAGCCGCGTTTTTCCCGAGAACCTCCAGCTCGACATCCGCGACTTCAAGAGCAGGTGCCACCAGACTCCGAACGCTGAGAAGCTGGAGATGATCAAAAACGCCGTTGCTGTCAAGGACGCCGACCCTGTCACTGTCAAAACCACCTACAAATTCGCTGGAACCACCTATgagtattttattcttagTGCTTATCCAGTTTAGCTACTCGTCACCTACTAGTTTTTTACATTAGCCTCCATTTACTATCTTTACTCATCATCTTTAGGGTCATGGATAAGGTCGACAAGACTTCTCGTAAATACTCCAACTACCTTAAGGTACTTTTCTTCCCCTTCTCACCTTTCTTCAGcaaaaggagaaggagctTGGCGGCAACTTCAGCTTTTTGGATGACCTTTACTCCAAACTCGGCCCTGCTCCCACTCTCTCTGCTGTTTCTAAGTCTGGTATCGACTGGAACAAGTATAAGGACGACCACAACTTGGAATCCAGTCTTAAGCGCAACTACCACCATCTCAAGGAGCAGGCTTTTCTGGAGCGCGCCACTTGGAACGAGTATGAGCGCCAGCTCAGGGCTCGACGTCAGCAGTGACTCGACTAATTTAATCACTTTCTTTTACTCGTCAGCCAACTTTGCCCTGCtaccatacacatttgaacCATAAACGTTCGTATTTACTGTCACCATTGACCTGTTatcatacacatttctaACCTtattacttacacatactaGTAAACAAGGTCACTTGTAACCACGTTACTCACTCCGAATAGTAAACACGTACTTATCCAACCACCATTCTTACGGTAGGGCACACACTTATGAACTAACTTAATTGTGGGCGTACTGTAACTACGATAACTACCTGTGTACTCTGTTGCGtaaatattagtgtgtCTGCCTTGAGCTTCTGCGGTGACGTTTGCGATTTGTGCAAAGCTCGGCGCGCAGCCTCTCGGCGCTCAGCTGGTTCTGCCTGCCGGTTTAAACTGCTTGTAGTTGTCCGAGTTTGTGACGGTTCCGTCGTCTATTATGCGATGCGCGTTCTCGAAGTTGCGGTGGTGCTtgtgcttcttcttgtgCTGCTTTCCGTGCGAGGACAGGTTCCTCTTGAGCACGTGCGCGAGCTGGCGCACGTGGGACCTGTGGTACCAGTGGCGCAGCCTCGAGTGGAGACTCGACCTCGACCTCGCTGTGAACGGCGACGTCACCAGCGCGAGCAGTCCGTGGATCAGCTGCTGCGCCAGGAATATGAGCAGGAACGTCAGCAGGATCACCACTGAGACGAAGAATATTCTGTTTGACAGGTCTCGCGGCACTAGGATTGCTAGCTCCGGGTTAAGGTTGTTTGCGTAGTTGAAGCACTGGTCCATGAGTACGTCCAGCTTTTGCAGCACGTAGATTGAGGCGTTTCTCAGCAGCACGTACAGGTTCCTCAGCTTAAACATCGAGTCTTCTCTCAGGTTCATGAAGGGCGTCGTGTACGTGTTGTAGCCCTTTTCCTCGTCGTTGACTACCACGTTTAACAGTATTGCTGTGTATCTCAGCGCCTTCAGTGCCACCTTCTGTCCCGCCATCTGCGACTTGATCTTGTATATGTTGCCCAGCACCTCCCGCATCGTGTAGTCCTTGTGCGTCACGTAGAGCAGGTCTATGTTGCTGCTCATGCCTGGGAAGTGGTTTCTGTTTAGGTACGCTGCCTCTATCTTCTTGTTGTCCAGCAGGCTGTGTCTCACGTACCTGTAGTGCTTGATTACCTTCATTTTTGTCAGTGCTGTTCCCACCTTGTGCACCACCTTGCTGTTTCCTCCGTAGTTGAACTCCTTCACGTCCACTTCGAAGTAGTCTCTTAAAAAGTCGGTCAGCAGCGAGTCGTAGATCATCAGCGTCCTCTTGTTCACGCTGTGGTACACGTATGTTGTTCTTGCCAGTCTCAGCACGTTTCCGTACGCCTTTTCCACTGAGTTTCCCAGGCTCTTTTTAATTCTTTCTCTCACTGACTTTATTGCTGCTGGCACCTTCCTTCTGAACAGGTTGTACACTTGGCTCTCCAACTTTGCGTACAGCTTCGACTTATGTCTCAGCAGTATGAACGGTGTTCTATATATTACGTACAGTCCGTGGACCGCTTCCATCACTGTTATGTTCCCCAGTATGTTGTCTGCGTATCCTGTGAATATGTTTCCTTTTctcagcaggttcaggtCCTTCGACAGGGTCTCAAGCTCCTTAAACAGTGTGTAGTGTGCCACTTTGTTTTTCTCGTTTACCACTCCTCTCAGCTCCGCCACTTCGTTGAATATGTTGTCGATTTCGCTGTTTTTACTGATAACTTCCGTCTTCAGTTTCCTTATTCTACTTATAATTTCCATCATTTTCGTCGTTAATCCTTCATCCTCTTCGTCCATTTCTTGTGAATCTTCTGCTGATTCTTCTGCAGCTTTCTTAATCCAAAATCTCCTTGTTCTTTCAAAATCTtctctacacatttgatcATTATTGATACTACACTCGTATCTCTTCGaatttttcttttcctcATTCTTCATTCCATTTGTTTCATCCGATTTTGGATCCACTATCAGAATATCTCCTTCGTTCGGCTTCGTGCTTTCAAATCTCATTTCTGGCACATCTCCGTAACGATCTGGTGATACTTCCTCCGGGTAAGCCtccacttccttttctcccATATGTccattttccttttcaaatttCCAATCATCTTTGCCAAATACTTCTGTTgcgtttttaaattcttcGAATCTGAATTCTTCGATACCCTTATCGAATCTAGAATCCAGGTTCAATTCTACTTTATCTTCCGGATTTAGGTTAAATTCCGACTCTAGGTCATCTGTGTTGTCCGCCGTCACATCATTTTTGAATACTGATACTGTATCCAAGAATGGTTTAGGGTTTGAGCGGCTGTGTTCTTCTGAATCTGTAGACGGGAGGGTCCCTGTTGGAAACAGTGTAACATAAGTTACTATTGTGGCCCACAGGCAGAAAGATTTGATGGTATAGATCAAATACATTCTTTAAATTATGCAATGTATAGAATATATATGGAATCAGCtggttttatatattttttgtatttcaTAAACAAGTATTTGATcaattgtatattttacacagaCACATAATCAACATTTATAAcactaaaatattttagcttaaaacaaaaatctTAACCTATTTTTTAGGGCCTTTTAAGAATTATTTCTATAAGAATTAGCTAGCATCTTGGCATTATGAGGCTTTTAACACTATAACAACGTTTAAAAATCTCTTgctttttacacacttatttatttacatcatGATAATTGATcatgatttttaaatcttttaaattaaaatttagtttGAATTGGAGACTTAAATTTTTCTTTGAATCATCTCGTccttctatttattttaattttttaccaaACAGGAccacacatattttttcacTTTGTAAAACTGTTGACCCTTTAACCGCTACTTCTTCGTGCTTAAATCTTATGTGTTCAGATTTTATTGTCCCTCGCTACTCTAGCtcatgtttaatttttaaaagattCCACAGTCCCAGACGTGACATTGACTGGGTCGGTATCAAGACTCGTTGGCGTGCCAAGCAGGTTTTAATGAGGAAGAGAAAGCTCAAAAACCATCCTCGTGTTGCTCTGAGATTCAGATTAACCAGGTATTTTCTCTCTTTTCCCCTGTCTTTACTTTTCTGATCGTTAGATTCGGCTGGGAGAGACTTCAAGGTCGCagaaaatcaaataaatttaacatgGTACTCCTTTTGGCTATTTTTCTCTAATTAACTACTTTATATACGACTACACATTCAGCACCTATCACCGCCTTAAACTAAAACGCTTTTAGACTCgacaaaaatataagaataaaatgCGCGTAAAGTATGTAAGTCGcagtgatttaaaaaaattagacAGGCAAATGCCTGGTTACAGATTAAGGTACGGTTACACTTTAAATTGTGACTTATAGGATCCGGGATCCTCCGATAAACAACAATCCTAACATTAGGAATGCTAGAAgggtaataaataattactttGGGTAATCAGCGCCTCAGAGCCCTAAATGGTCGTTAATTATATGCGAAATGCcaatttttgttatttaaatgttttcATATATAGCCCTAGTCTACGTAAATATGAGTAAGTACCTTTCCCTGTTGAGTTTTTCATGCCACCATTCCCATTTGGTCGAATTAAAGTCTGGTTTAACCTTTATTCCATATTCActatttataatatgtGAGGTGTATACTTAAAAAATCTTTGTGTTTAACTAACAATAGTTGGTAGACTCACTATTTGACAAAGGCGTCGGCCACTACGAACAGTAGAACCGTGCTAAATATTCTCTTTGTAAACCATCCTTTACGGAAAAACAGACCCATTTGACGTCCTTCCATTTTTCTATTATTCCGAGTTGTATGAACAATTTCTATTACACATCAGATATACATGGTGGAAACTGGTCCACTGTTGTTCAAACAAATGATTAATAACTCAAATATAACTCTTAtaagttaataaaatattatgtaaacTTTTGTTAATATAGAATGAAACTTTTTTGAGGGTGGTGTTGTTTGGTGGGATATGTACAAAAACTGaatttatttgaaataCAATCCTATtttatatcaatataaattattagaACATATCATTTAAGTCTAAATATCATTTgcaaaagataaaatggTACGGGCACCGAGGATCGAACTCGGGATCTTCTGCGTGTTAGGCAGACGTCATAGCCACTAGACCATGCCCGCTCCCTGGACCACCTAATCAAATTCCTTAATAGTATTAAGAATAAACTTTTCGTTATAACATCGAATGCTCATTGTTTTaaaagtgtatatttaattaaataggGAGttatatgtaatattttaatgtatttatgGTGTTGATTCCAGAATCAACCATCAAACCCCGTACTAACAACCAATCAGTATACACAGTGATTTGAGTTTATAGtcaatttttatcatgtgctttaaactttaaaataatgagCGATTgtcatatatacatttaatcTCGTCGTTATAATATACGGGCACCGAGGCTCGAACTCGGGACCTCCTGCGTGTGAAGCAGGCGTCATAACCACTAGACCATGCCCGCCTATGATATACTCGTAAACTCCAGTACAaactataaatatattgtataaattGTACTTTTGAGGTTCCATTCAAAACTTGTtgtataaatgtataataatgttCAAAGCGCCTGCCATTTTACGCAGGCTCAATTTAAGTCTAAATACAGACATATTGTACTATAGAAAGTCAAAATTTATCGAGATTCCAACCAATCATGTTTATAATACTATATTAGACATTCCTAATTACCATAAATTTGTTCCATGGTGCACTGTAAGTTTCTACTTATCTATGTACTAATCCAAGCCAAATGACAgcacacattttattattacagGAAAGTCACTGGATCGGTCAACCGATTGAAGATGATTATTCAAAAATTCACAGAAATGCTTTACTCACTGTCAATTTCCTTTTTGTCAAGGAATCTTATGTATCTAAAGTCTCGTATGAACCGCATCGATACATAAAGGTATTctaattacacatataagTTTAACTACTATTTTTGTGTATTcttattgtttaaatcattcacaattgttttaataGGCAGTTGCTTCGGACAGCAAACTATTCGAAAAACTGGATACAACGTGGGCGCTTCAAAGCGAGAACAACGGAACTTTGATAGATTTTTCCATATGTTACAAGTTCCGTAACCCTCTATATCAACACCTGTCTAACACATTCAATGATAAAATTGCAAAAACCATGCTATCCCACTTTGTTGACGAATGTAATTTTCGGCTAAATCCATACAAACGATgtcataatatttaatcttctggattaaatatacacacatatgccgtatataatgatttataatgtttattttaccaaCGGTGGAGTAGAATCTTGTTTGTTTTGTTACACCCCATGGATgtgtttaattattattgataaaatcgtatataatttttgattttttaaatactgtTGACTtgaatatttgtttatatgaTATTCTTTTGTATGGATTGACCTTCCAAGAGTTTTGTGAAATATCTTCGTTTGGAAATGATTTGAACTttatagtaacaataaatggttttattttctttttttatcaatttttaaagCGCAATTAGGTGTTTAAGTCCATTAGGAATGAGAATACCTACTTtccaaaaatatatactgcTATTCTTAACTGCCATGTCACCATATACAATGTCTATGAATTCTGTGAGTAGGATTTGTAGAACAACAAATGTGTGGAGAAACTGGACGCTGTCCCGGCACCTCtcctttatttattctaacTTCGGGTCCAAACTCGATCGTTTAAATGCAGAAAAGGTCACTTCCTTGAATTCGTATCCCAGTTATGATCCTTCAGTCAATACGGTGTCAACCTATCCAGTTGGATACAACGCCGTTgagcagcaggtccagcCCTTTGGACAGGTACCCAACTACAACGTAGTTCCGAACCAATACGGATTTCAACCTTCAATACCATTCACCTTCAATTCATACGGCTCGGTTCCATACTCACGTCCAAATTactttaataattatagcAGGCCTTACAAGTTTAACAGGAGGCCTGGTTTTAGGAGATACTCAATGTCAAGTAAGATGCGTTAGTTATATAAGTGTGCATATGAAAATTAAGATACTCaacaaatattttcagCGCAAAAAAGCTTCGACATTCCAGTGTCTTCAGTCGACTGGAATAAGGAGGAGCTTGTGGAGATTAAAAAGGACTTTTACGACCTGAGCTACGAGGCCGACAGCAGGCCCGGAGAGGAGATTGAGCGGATACTCTCGTCTCACAACATAACGATAGAGGGGGAGCACCCGCTGCCGAAGCCGGTCAACACGTTTGACGAGGCAGTGTTTAACGAGCCCATACAGAAAATCATCAAGGACTCTAAGTTCGTAGAGCCCACGCCTATCCAAAAGGTGGGCTGGACTTCCTGCCTAACAGGTCAGACAGAGCCCAGATTCACTTTACATTTATGTTGCAAACCTATAATTAACTTTTAGGGAGGGACGTCGTTGGTGTGTCGCAAACTGGGTCTGGAAAGACGCTGACCTTCCTTCTTCCTGGAATGTTGCACCTGATGGCGCAGCCGCCTGTGGGCAAGGGAGGTCCCATCATGCTCATTTTGGCTCCGACCAGGGAGCTCTGCCTCCAAATATCGGACGAGGCCACGCCCTACTCGAAAATGTTAGACTTGAGGCTCGTCTCCGTCTACGGAGGCGCCTCCAAGTACGTGCAGATGAAGCAGTTCGAGAACGGCGCCGAGATCATGGTCGCCACGCCCGGGAGGCTCCTCGAGTTCCTGAGCACCGGCAGCCTCAAGTTGAACCGCGTCAGCTACTTCGTGATGGACGAGGCCGACCGCATGCTCGACATGGGCTTTGAGCCTCAGATCCGGAAGATCATCGGCCAGATAAGGCCCGACCGCCAGACGCTCATGTTCAGCGCCACGTGGCCCAAGGAGATCCGCAGGCTCGCCTCCGAGTTCTGCAAGCCTGACTTCATTTACATTCAGGTCGGCGACCTTGAGTTGACTGCGAACGAGAACATAACTCAGAAGGTCCAGGTCATGAACTCCTTTGAAATCAAGGACAGCTTGTTCAACTTTTTGGACTCTCTCCCTCCCTCCAAGAAGGTTCTCATTTTCTCCGACCTCAAGTCCTTTTCCGACCAGCTTGCCAGCAATTTACGTTATCGCAAGTTCCGGGCTGCTTCTCTGCACGGCGACAAGTCGCAGGCTCAGCGGGAGCGCATCCTCCGCATGTTCAGGACTGGCGAGTGCAACATTCTCGTGGCCACTGACGTGGCTGCTCGCGGCCTCGACATCAAGGACATTGACTACGTTGTCAACTTGGACGCTCCAAAGACCCTTTTGGACTACATTCACAGGTgacttatttattttgacGGCTACCACATCTAGTTATTTTGCCAGCTACTCTTATCTAGTTATTTTGACAGCTACCATTTACTTGTTACGCCTCGCTACCAGATACTTACTACATCTACCTACAATTTAGTCATTGCACCTCCCTATTCTTTTTCGCTCTCATCTAATCCTTTTTTAGAATTGGACGCACTGCTCGTGGCGGCAGCAAGGGCAACTCCTTACTTTTCTTCGCCAGGGACACTCTTAACCCTAGCAAGGTCAAGTTCGCTCAGGACCTGTCCAACTTGCTTTCCAAGGTTAACCAGGAGGTTCCTCCTGAGCTCACAAGCATTGCCAACTCCCTGTGATCGTTAACTTTCCCATTCCAGCCATTTCTGTTAACATTAGGGCGCCTCCTGTGTGCACTGTCTACTACTGAACCGGTAAATATACTCGcatttccattttttatttgattagGTATATTACGTGTCTGCGTGTTTAACTGCTTGTTAGTATATTGTAACGTTAACTATGCTTGTGTACACTCGCATTACACTTGTCCATGGCTAACTATGCTtgtgtgtaatataattgGGGTGTCTGGTACGTAGTCTGCTCGTGCATTTGTATGACATTTACTCGCGCTTTGCGCTTTGCTTTTCGATCTTCGCTTCGTTACTGTGAGGACACCAGCGCAGCCCCCTCCTTCCTCACCGTCACCCTGGCTCCCTCCACCAGCTGCACCTCGAGTGCGTCCTCGAGGACCTTGGTCACGAGGCCGAACTTGTCCTTTCCGAGTGCGTGTGCCAGCACCCTGTCTCCTTCTGACATGGGCTGCACTGGCTCCACCGACTCCGCCGCTATTGCTATGTAGTCCTCGTCGACCATCACGTGGAGCACCTGCAGCGTCGTGTCCGCCATGTTTTCGAATACTTCTCCGATCACTCCTCTCTTTCCGTAGTACGCTCCCGGTCCTGTTACGTGCACCACCACTCCGCACACGCACCAGTTTGGCAGCTTTGCTCCTGCCTTTTCTGACTCAGGCGCCGGCGCTGTCGGCGTGCCCTCTTTATCGTCGATACCTCTGGACGTGTCTCCCCGTGCTTCCTCTCCTCTTCCCTCCTCGCTCAACCTCCTCCTTACGTCGTGGGCGCCTTCTCTTCTTGAGCTTTCTCTTTGTGACGGGTCCTCCTTTCCATCGCGGTAGTCTCTGTCATCCCTGTAGTCTCTATAGTCTCTGTAACTATCACCGTCGCGTCCTTCTCTGCCGTCTCTGTAGTCCCTACCATCCCTGTGGTCTCTGTAACTACTACCGTCCCTAAAATCCCTGTCATCGCGGTAGTCTCTGCCGTCCCTATGGTCTCTGTAGCCATCACCGTCTCTGTAGTCTCTGCTATCTTTGTGGTCGTGATGTCTAGCGTCTTGCGGGTACGGCGGGTCAAGGCTCCTGTTGTAGGCGACGTAGTTTTCCCTCGCGCTGTAGTGGCCTCGCATCACGTCGTGCCAGTTATCCATGATCACGCAATCCGACTTCGGGTAGCGCACCGTCTTCGGCTTAACCTTCAGCAGGATTGTGAACTGAGTGGGCTCCACGTGGATGATGTCGCCCAGCAGCCCCTTGTATCTGCCCTGCAGGATCTTAACTGTCTTTCCCAGCAGCGGGTTCTTCCTCACGATTCGTGCTCCCTGAGGCGCGTTGTTAGTCTTCGTCGTCTCTATTGTTCCTGAGCTTTTCAGGCAGTCCTGCGATGCTGCGCATATGATTTCTCCGTTTTCCAGCGTCAGGAATACGCTGTTTCTCCACACGTGCAGCACCTGGCCTCCCTTGTGCTTGTACGGTCCTTTCACCACCATCGCTCTGCTTCTCGGCTCTATTGCCTGGTTATTAAAGTCCTTCGTCGTGTTTCCGAATGACGTTCTTTTGCACTGTATTTGCGACGCTGGCACTGCCACCTTCTCTCCCGTGTCCGTCAGCAGCGTCAGCATCGAGT
The sequence above is a segment of the Theileria orientalis strain Shintoku DNA, chromosome 3, complete genome genome. Coding sequences within it:
- a CDS encoding uncharacterized protein (Streptomyces cyclase/dehydrase family protein), producing MFKAPAILRRLNLSLNTDILYYRKSKFIEIPTNHVYNTILDIPNYHKFVPWCTESHWIGQPIEDDYSKIHRNALLTVNFLFVKESYVSKVSYEPHRYIKAVASDSKLFEKLDTTWALQSENNGTLIDFSICYKFRNPLYQHLSNTFNDKIAKTMLSHFVDECNFRLNPYKRCHNI
- a CDS encoding cytochrome c oxidase copper chaperone, Dopuin; translated protein: MFSVWEKFTRQFCKKESCDHKSSSNQGSPGKKLPCCVCKETKEARDQCIAKNGLEKCREFVEAHNRCLRSEGFTPPLVDMTTILDAEFGSDDEDSDYVLSETSSDSDDDEKSERKLKREEKKRREREKLLQRVNDMFTDMLRQSDVSYKHPESRDKDDFMLQFHKKAPPESKISSVKQFESYLDKSSSRVFPENLQLDIRDFKSRCHQTPNAEKLEMIKNAVAVKDADPVTVKTTYKFAGTTYEVMDKVDKTSRKYSNYLKVLFFPFSPFFSKRRRSLAATSAFWMTFTPNSALLPLSLLFLSLVSTGTSIRTTTTWNPVLSATTTISRSRLFWSAPLGTSMSASSGLDVSSDSTNLITFFYSSANFALLPYTFEP
- a CDS encoding integral membrane protein, whose amino-acid sequence is MKRTKYTIKLFLTFIATCLFGAIFSLSNMTGSRYNARQSILAISSLNGSSQLLDNKTKPLSKFYKDLIQSVAEWKIPRGYKLTEAYFKTSSGNVDVLPIRKQDFVEVSLKGNLKFILSMVSEKKKIDCDSTTNMNLNSVNIWEVKNKIYVRIKDRKYFYMALAISGILVATLLTIKRGKTTIFICLTLGVFLALTIGKQFLKPEHYYVLRYIDISSSVSIMLILVSFYFIQSSVLSQYHEMHNMFAYQFRTYVVTMISVLLSVFNHNIVVNMINWFVWVPILQCYVFQNYEEILDREQKKKGVINVLQMVDEFEPLKLDDAESMQEYSDFHARRKKNLRPYFMFIHLMVFVVSLLVCFKNEKYFNATREVDEALSRPFEVDNMSVLDIEEFVRNKDDSSVKFKIVKTERKEVIEDISLITSKTMLKAWVNSFTKKVNFKTSLILYKDLEDKGDYKLFNEKNIERLSELNMKLLFIFGGDRIITTAEIAIGENKTSTTLKNLSVITFGLKQNMNLGVLILLNCFVLIAALVLTGGKDKSKLRPSLIIALLAINVVFCVLFFFIIPKLLKEINDGIKVLEGATEGEDLRTFVKSVTKFVWVRKGVTVILFLCIVLLIVYITISMPKEYSSFNKNMTSVKREITSDWKNLRILGYQFTILILISSIVGHEAFGYKYEEFRNGLLSLRYNLIMMFNKFLIEPKADLKNPLYLYHRFAIFVFYNVVLTGFLATFYFHSCTKRDLWFRKHKNFFVFPKSGDFNFDVNIKATFEELLAFKVFLKAFNAYKEHIKANETEKEDACKQFLETFTQSKQGINKFTFNGDIYVYFERIKRYLLCIVFLRIKINCCNAKIKRLEEERERITRQNDNKRDYLIMLQKKLKETIAEVERFRSTNTILDLIDANKNAKDDKKVKEEKPALNTMESKRYDLKELEAFLIDPNKKKKIEVEDGLEPEEEGETEKHKENKSSEKEGKQISESPKLEFKELDTGSYRNKSRKEKESSASDSITNQDVGSDSGSKSSKNKENPKKDPESEENKVNRQESKSEKKENNKENGQKNVKNEDEEECSAEKQSTESENKTKGRTTLKRPEKTKTTKKEVEEVGIFKSNVLKN
- a CDS encoding DEAD-box RNA helicase, with product MSMNSVSRICRTTNVWRNWTLSRHLSFIYSNFGSKLDRLNAEKVTSLNSYPSYDPSVNTVSTYPVGYNAVEQQVQPFGQVPNYNVVPNQYGFQPSIPFTFNSYGSVPYSRPNYFNNYSRPYKFNRRPGFRRYSMSSKMHTQQIFSAQKSFDIPVSSVDWNKEELVEIKKDFYDLSYEADSRPGEEIERILSSHNITIEGEHPLPKPVNTFDEAVFNEPIQKIIKDSKFVEPTPIQKVGWTSCLTGRDVVGVSQTGSGKTLTFLLPGMLHLMAQPPVGKGGPIMLILAPTRELCLQISDEATPYSKMLDLRLVSVYGGASKYVQMKQFENGAEIMVATPGRLLEFLSTGSLKLNRVSYFVMDEADRMLDMGFEPQIRKIIGQIRPDRQTLMFSATWPKEIRRLASEFCKPDFIYIQVGDLELTANENITQKVQVMNSFEIKDSLFNFLDSLPPSKKVLIFSDLKSFSDQLASNLRYRKFRAASLHGDKSQAQRERILRMFRTGECNILVATDVAARGLDIKDIDYVVNLDAPKTLLDYIHRIGRTARGGSKGNSLLFFARDTLNPSKVKFAQDLSNLLSKVNQEVPPELTSIANSL